In the genome of Dunckerocampus dactyliophorus isolate RoL2022-P2 chromosome 6, RoL_Ddac_1.1, whole genome shotgun sequence, one region contains:
- the LOC129182472 gene encoding calmodulin-regulated spectrin-associated protein 3-like isoform X5, with product MVDSPGEATTTTTRKPFSVPEITPLDQCDFSRARIRASVRWLLCKSYGCAENVPVELREPLYKDRYEQEHLKPTVSKLLLSPEFYCRAQALLAQGQGATVSASQDSPADNSALLQFLTKKGVAPKVQNVDVTEDDLCHVPIKMKAHLAMIDSLMSLAAREVVSRVKMAVEAEQMGVGAPWENALLFWVNRLNQKLRESTEEEEPAKSQPCTDQQPSQETIRYRKDKVQSKLTPTFPLVTAVKDLSNGCAIAAVLHYYCPNVLPLEDVCLKDTMSVADSLYNLQLIKDFCENSLQSCCLLLLEDLLYAPPVLHLNIMSFVAELLEWFEIKKPDFVRPLQAVDLTDVSGLVFCTSPVSGNSNSGSPSFIFKQPFVPICSPLSPENKSWTKKQISRPLSAVTFSIPFGLDSDVDIVMGNPIDSVFRSVSTDSLSAAIPATTTCVPYSPSEDLSHLVSASAPSLRSSWAPLGELPTIEEAQQVVPAPGTKDRKKGRTAEKGGKGVLAARPEPRLCPEGAPAGFFLHSPVEDNPQLSSSAPCCSGVIYRPVSGEANGGVSKERSSRATHMSRDDDSVLRDGSVDSSEASDDIPRNTPGNIRPSKGHHSASSSPRMTSFAERRDSRRRHPVTTGEDLATTPTTPGTPQTPCTPGQQDSLGPRGPEPGSEAWELGARLEEKRKSIEAQKRRIEAIFAKHRQRLGKTAFLKIKREQGEGGGEGLEEDNLTLEERLTQMEEQLKKEEDKEKTENKADKEKAKPSVSNPPRLEKQVTFSIDSKKGQEKEKGGEAILVEYNEVVQKLSEALQSLQMDMQKLTEQQQQLLGNQRPRNSYKATPKSKPKSNSKAPTKNPPHTPTKTPPRTPTKSPSMGTSKAWMIPTGPNPSSVSSPSRRTHALSASTSPKTVISSSLPAPRTRIHTSSTPRSPKHQSRPQPHPRPSELKFPPLNRVLTPTHNVDTLPHLRRVSPSKCQVQTSSSFRIGGPRTPQESPRPVPPPDESTSDTGSSETPTQFSLELEQEDIEATEAQGALAVPIPHHPRVGSSSGPPSECSFESETLSISAAYATGRDGGRAGGAGIEMSLSSLGGPPGGSDEQTDEGQDFSSDSMSDQVECAAEPAIVLASDATEQLDSATEAGNSSDQQTESSEDQAKVFTVEQPGENELGAKGGIGFFFKEDVQNEGEMAQRKALLLERQQKRAEELKRKRQCQEQEREKRPPSSDKTAASPSHTPPVGTISPSPTPPATPARRGDFTRAEYARRQQLRLMDNLDKVLQQKPTSQGRSPVRKTRARPRSVTREETQLSLSPAKRATASKMTKSHSSLNLAATDGNNDGDKKVHRVTSSGSRPDSPSGCVTPSRLAKQDGDCETGSNGTSPALEYTGPKLFKEPSFKSNKFIIHNALSRCCLAGKVNESQKNKIVEEMEKSPANHFLILLRDSSCQFRGVYTTNPDSQELVRLAGVGPRTISSAQVESMYKYSSDRKQFSAIPSKTMGMSVDAFTIPGHLWHGGGAAGGGGGAGGGSRRTSLTKKALVSK from the exons ATGGTGGACTCTCCCGGCGAGGccacgacgacgacgacgaggaAGCCCTTCTCCGTGCCGGAGATCACACCTCTGGACCAGTGTGACTTCAGCAGGGCTAGGATCCGAGCGAGCGTGCGGTGGCTGCTGTGCAAGTCTTACGGATGTGCAG AGAATGTCCCAGTGGAGTTACGGGAACCTCTCTACAAGGACAGGTATGAACAAGAGCACCTCAAGCCAACCGTCTCCAAACTGCTCCTCTCCCCGGAGTTCTACTGCCGAGCACAGGCCTTGCTGGCCCAGGGGCAGGGTGCCACTGTGTCGGCATCACAGGACTCCCCGGCTGACAACTCTGCACTGCTGCAGTTCCTCACAAAGAAAGGGGTTGCCCCGAAGGTCCAGAATGTGGATGTCACTGAGGACGACCTCTGCCATGTCCCCATCAAGATG AAAGCCCACCTAGCCATGATCGACTCCCTGATGTCACTGGCTGCCAGAGAGGTGGTGAGCAGGGTCAAAATGGCGGTGGAGGCGGAGCAGATGGGCGTCGGGGCACCGTGGGAGAACGCACTACTCTTTTGGGTCAACAGG CTGAACCAGAAGCTGAGAGAGAGTACTGAGGAAGAAGAGCCGGCCAAGTCTCAGCCGTGTACTGACCAACAGCCTTCTCAGGAAACG ATCCGCTACAGGAAGGACAAAGTGCAGTCTAAATTGACTCCCACCTTCCCGCTGGTCACTGCGGTCAAAGACCTGTCTAATGGCTGCGCTATAGCTGCTGTGCTGCACTACTACTGCCCTAACGTGCTGCCTCTGGAGG ATGTTTGTCTAAAGGACACCATGTCAGTGGCTGACAGTCTTTACAACCTTCAGCTGATTAAAGATTTTTGTGAGAATAGCTTGCAGAGCTGCTGCCTTCTCCTCCTGGAGGACCTTCTCTATGCGCCACCTGTCCTGCAT CTGAATATCATGAGCTTCGTAGCCGAGCTGCTGGAGTGGTTTGAAATCAAGAAACCGGATTTTGTTCGACCATTACAAGCTGTCGACCTTACAG ATGTCTCAGGTTTAGTTTTCTGTACCAGTCCAGTCAGCGGGAACAGCAACAG CGGTTCTCCCTCATTCATCTTCAAACAACCGTTTGTGCCCATCTGTTCTCCGTTATCACCAG AAAACAAAAGCTGGACCAAGAAACAGATCAG TCGTCCTCTGTCAGCAGTGACTTTCAGCATCCCATTTGGGCTGGACAGTGATGTTGATATTGTCATGGGCAACCCAATAGATTCTGTCTTTCGCTCTGTCAGCACGGACAGCCTCAGCGCCGCCATCCCTGCAACAACGACATGCGTTCCGTACAGCCCCAGTGAGGACCTCAGCCACCTGGTCAGCGCCTCAGCACCGTCACTGCGGTCTTCCTGGGCGCCGCTGGGAGAGCTGCCCACCATCGAGGAGGCGCAACAGGTGGTCCCTGCTCCTGGCACCAAAGATCGAAAGAAAGGGAGGACTGCAGAGAAAGGTGGCAAGGGAGTGTTGGCAGCAAGGCCAGAGCCCAGATTGTGTCCAGAGGGTGCTCCTGCTGGTTTCTTCCTGCATTCCCCAGTGGAGGACAATCCTCAGCTCAGTAGCTCCGCCCCCTGCTGTTCGGGAGTCATCTACCGGCCGGTCAGTGGAGAGGCTAATGGCGGTGTGAGCAAGGAGAGGTCATCACGAGCTACTCATATGTCACGTGATGATGATTCTGTACTGCGAGATGGCAGCGTAGACTCATCGGAAGCATCTGACGACATCCCCAGAAATACCCCTGGTAATATTCGACCCAGCAAAGGTCACCACAGCGCCAGCAGCAGCCCACGCATGACAAGCTTCGCAGAGCGACGAGACAGCAGAAGAAGACACCCAGTAACCACTGGGGAGGACTTGGCCACTACCCCAACCACCCCGGGGACGCCACAGACACCCTGCACTCCAGGCCAGCAGGACAGCCTGGGTCCCAGAGGTCCTGAACCGGGCTCAGAGGCCTGGGAGCTAGGTGCTCGTCTGGAGGAAAAACGCAAAAGCATCGAAGCCCAAAAGAGACGAATTGAAGCCATCTTTGCCAAGCACAGACAAAGGCTCggaaaaacagcttttcttaaaataaaacgAGAGCAAGGAGAGGGCGGAGGAGAGGGATTGGAGGAGGACAATCTCACCCTGGAGGAGCGCCTCACTCAAATGGAGGAGCAGCTGAAAAAGGAGGAAGACAAGGAAAAGACAGAGAATAAAGCAGACAAGGAGAAAGCCAAGCCATCTGTCTCAAACCCACCTCGGCTAGAGAAGCAGGTCACATTCTCAATTGATAGCAAGAAAGGtcaagagaaagagaaaggagGAGAGGCCATCCTTGTGGAGTATAATGAAGTAGTTCAGAAACTGAGTGAAGCTTTGCAGTCCCTCCAGATGGACATGCAGAAGCTAActgaacagcagcagcaacttcTGGGCAACCAAAGACCCAGAAACTCGTACAAagccactccaaagtcaaaaCCTAAAAGTAACTCCAAGGCACCGACCAAGAACCCTCCCCACACCCCCACAAAGACACCCCCAAGAACACCCACCAAAAGTCCTAGCATGGGCACCAGCAAAGCCTGGATGATACCCACTGGTCCCAATCCTTCCTCTGTCTCCTCACCATCCCGCCGGACTCACGCTCTTTCTGCATCAACGTCACCAAAAACAGTTATCTCCTCCTCCCTTCCTGCCCCCCGTACCAGGATCCACACCTCGTCCACGCCACGCAGTCCCAAACATCAATCACGACCCCAACCTCACCCACGACCCTCAGAGCTCAAGTTCCCCCCTCTTAATCGTGTCTTGACGCCCACTCACAATGTGGACACCCTCCCCCATCTGCGAAGAGTGTCACCCAGCAAGTGTCAAGTGCAGACCTCGTCGTCATTCCGCATTGGCGGGCCTCGAACGCCTCAGGAGTCCCCCCGGCCTGTGCCACCACCTGATGAGAGCACCTCAGACACCGGATCCAGTGAGACACCCACCCAGTTCAGCCTGGAACTCGAGCAGGAGGATATTGAGGCGACCGAAGCACAGGGGGCCTTGGCAGTGCCCATACCTCATCACCCAAGGGTTGGCAGCAGCTCTGGACCTCCCTCTGAATGCTCTTTTGAGAGCGAAACATTATCCATTTCTGCTGCGTACGCCACAGGAAGAGATGGAGGCAGGGCCGGAGGTGCAGGGATTGAGATGTCACTCTCCTCCCTCGGAGGACCACCGGGGGGCAGCGATGAGCAAACAGATGAGGGGCAGGACTTTTCTTCTGATTCCATGAGTGACCAGgtagaatgtgctgcagagCCTGCCATTGTCCTTGCTTCAGATGCCACAGAACAGCTGGATTCGGCCACAGAAGCTGGGAACTCTTCAGACCAACAAACTGAATCCAGTGAAGACCAGGCAAAAGTGTTCACTGTGGAACAACCTGGAGAAAACGAGCTTGGAGCTAAAGGAGGCATAGGATTCTTCTTTAAG GAGGATGTGCAAAACGAAGGAGAGATGGCTCAACGCAAAGCTCTCCTTCTAGAGAGGCAGCAGAAGAGAGCAGAGGAGCTGAAGAGGAAGAGACAGTGCCAAGAACAAGAACGGGAAAAAAG ACCCCCATCTTCTGACAAGACTGCAGCCTCCCCTTCCCATACACCTCCTGTCGGAACCATCTCGCCTTCCCCAACCCCTCCGGCGACTCCAGCTCGCCGTGGAGATTTCACACGTGCCGAGTATGCACGCCGCCAACAGCTGAGGCTTATGGACAACCTGGACAAGGTTCTACAGCAGAAACCCACCAGTCAAGGTCGATCCCCTGTCAGGAAGACACGAGCGCGTCCTCGCAGTGTGACTAGAGAGGAGACACAGTTGTCTCTGAGCCCTGCCAAGAGAGCGACCG CCTCCAAGATGACTAAGTCGCACTCGTCACTCAACCTGGCAGCTACAGATGGAAACAATGACGGCGACAAGAAAGTCCATAG GGTCACGTCATCTGGCAGCCGACCTGATTCACCTTCTGGATGTGTGACGCCGAGTCGGTTGGCCAAGCAGGATGGAGACTGTGAAACTGGTTCCAATGGAACCTCGCCTGCCCTGGAATACACTG GTCCAAAGCTCTTCAAAGAACCAAGCTTCAAGTCCAACAAGTTTATCATTCACAATGCTCTGTCTCGCTGTTGCCTGGCTGGGAAGGTCAACGAGAGCCAAAAGAACAAGATAGTGGAG GAGATGGAGAAGAGCCCTGCCAACCACTTCCTCATCCTCTTGCGTGACTCCAGCTGCCAGTTCAGAGGTGTCTACACCACCAACCCCGACTCCCAGGAGCttgtgcgattggctggagtGGGACCCAGGACAATAAGCTCCGCCCAGGTAGAGTCCATGTACAAGTACAGCTCGGATCGAAAGCAGTTCAGCGCCATCCCCTCTAAGACCATGGGCATGAGTGTGGATGCCTTCACAATCCCTGGCCACCTGTGGCACGGGGGAGGGGCAGCGGGCGGAGGCGGAGGCGCAGGTGGGGGCAGCAGGAGGACAAGCCTCACCAAGAAGGCGCTCGTTTCCAAGTGA
- the LOC129182472 gene encoding calmodulin-regulated spectrin-associated protein 3-like isoform X4 — MVDSPGEATTTTTRKPFSVPEITPLDQCDFSRARIRASVRWLLCKSYGCAENVPVELREPLYKDRYEQEHLKPTVSKLLLSPEFYCRAQALLAQGQGATVSASQDSPADNSALLQFLTKKGVAPKVQNVDVTEDDLCHVPIKMKAHLAMIDSLMSLAAREVVSRVKMAVEAEQMGVGAPWENALLFWVNRLNQKLRESTEEEEPAKSQPCTDQQPSQETGPSNRWYWKLVPIRYRKDKVQSKLTPTFPLVTAVKDLSNGCAIAAVLHYYCPNVLPLEDVCLKDTMSVADSLYNLQLIKDFCENSLQSCCLLLLEDLLYAPPVLHLNIMSFVAELLEWFEIKKPDFVRPLQAVDLTDVSGLVFCTSPVSGNSNSGSPSFIFKQPFVPICSPLSPENKSWTKKQISRPLSAVTFSIPFGLDSDVDIVMGNPIDSVFRSVSTDSLSAAIPATTTCVPYSPSEDLSHLVSASAPSLRSSWAPLGELPTIEEAQQVVPAPGTKDRKKGRTAEKGGKGVLAARPEPRLCPEGAPAGFFLHSPVEDNPQLSSSAPCCSGVIYRPVSGEANGGVSKERSSRATHMSRDDDSVLRDGSVDSSEASDDIPRNTPGNIRPSKGHHSASSSPRMTSFAERRDSRRRHPVTTGEDLATTPTTPGTPQTPCTPGQQDSLGPRGPEPGSEAWELGARLEEKRKSIEAQKRRIEAIFAKHRQRLGKTAFLKIKREQGEGGGEGLEEDNLTLEERLTQMEEQLKKEEDKEKTENKADKEKAKPSVSNPPRLEKQVTFSIDSKKGQEKEKGGEAILVEYNEVVQKLSEALQSLQMDMQKLTEQQQQLLGNQRPRNSYKATPKSKPKSNSKAPTKNPPHTPTKTPPRTPTKSPSMGTSKAWMIPTGPNPSSVSSPSRRTHALSASTSPKTVISSSLPAPRTRIHTSSTPRSPKHQSRPQPHPRPSELKFPPLNRVLTPTHNVDTLPHLRRVSPSKCQVQTSSSFRIGGPRTPQESPRPVPPPDESTSDTGSSETPTQFSLELEQEDIEATEAQGALAVPIPHHPRVGSSSGPPSECSFESETLSISAAYATGRDGGRAGGAGIEMSLSSLGGPPGGSDEQTDEGQDFSSDSMSDQVECAAEPAIVLASDATEQLDSATEAGNSSDQQTESSEDQAKVFTVEQPGENELGAKGGIGFFFKEDVQNEGEMAQRKALLLERQQKRAEELKRKRQCQEQEREKRPPSSDKTAASPSHTPPVGTISPSPTPPATPARRGDFTRAEYARRQQLRLMDNLDKVLQQKPTSQGRSPVRKTRARPRSVTREETQLSLSPAKRATASKMTKSHSSLNLAATDGNNDGDKKVHRVTSSGSRPDSPSGCVTPSRLAKQDGDCETGSNGTSPALEYTGPKLFKEPSFKSNKFIIHNALSRCCLAGKVNESQKNKIVEEMEKSPANHFLILLRDSSCQFRGVYTTNPDSQELVRLAGVGPRTISSAQVESMYKYSSDRKQFSAIPSKTMGMSVDAFTIPGHLWHGGGAAGGGGGAGGGSRRTSLTKKALVSK, encoded by the exons ATGGTGGACTCTCCCGGCGAGGccacgacgacgacgacgaggaAGCCCTTCTCCGTGCCGGAGATCACACCTCTGGACCAGTGTGACTTCAGCAGGGCTAGGATCCGAGCGAGCGTGCGGTGGCTGCTGTGCAAGTCTTACGGATGTGCAG AGAATGTCCCAGTGGAGTTACGGGAACCTCTCTACAAGGACAGGTATGAACAAGAGCACCTCAAGCCAACCGTCTCCAAACTGCTCCTCTCCCCGGAGTTCTACTGCCGAGCACAGGCCTTGCTGGCCCAGGGGCAGGGTGCCACTGTGTCGGCATCACAGGACTCCCCGGCTGACAACTCTGCACTGCTGCAGTTCCTCACAAAGAAAGGGGTTGCCCCGAAGGTCCAGAATGTGGATGTCACTGAGGACGACCTCTGCCATGTCCCCATCAAGATG AAAGCCCACCTAGCCATGATCGACTCCCTGATGTCACTGGCTGCCAGAGAGGTGGTGAGCAGGGTCAAAATGGCGGTGGAGGCGGAGCAGATGGGCGTCGGGGCACCGTGGGAGAACGCACTACTCTTTTGGGTCAACAGG CTGAACCAGAAGCTGAGAGAGAGTACTGAGGAAGAAGAGCCGGCCAAGTCTCAGCCGTGTACTGACCAACAGCCTTCTCAGGAAACG GGCCCGTCCAACCGCTGGTACTGGAAGCTAGTCCCC ATCCGCTACAGGAAGGACAAAGTGCAGTCTAAATTGACTCCCACCTTCCCGCTGGTCACTGCGGTCAAAGACCTGTCTAATGGCTGCGCTATAGCTGCTGTGCTGCACTACTACTGCCCTAACGTGCTGCCTCTGGAGG ATGTTTGTCTAAAGGACACCATGTCAGTGGCTGACAGTCTTTACAACCTTCAGCTGATTAAAGATTTTTGTGAGAATAGCTTGCAGAGCTGCTGCCTTCTCCTCCTGGAGGACCTTCTCTATGCGCCACCTGTCCTGCAT CTGAATATCATGAGCTTCGTAGCCGAGCTGCTGGAGTGGTTTGAAATCAAGAAACCGGATTTTGTTCGACCATTACAAGCTGTCGACCTTACAG ATGTCTCAGGTTTAGTTTTCTGTACCAGTCCAGTCAGCGGGAACAGCAACAG CGGTTCTCCCTCATTCATCTTCAAACAACCGTTTGTGCCCATCTGTTCTCCGTTATCACCAG AAAACAAAAGCTGGACCAAGAAACAGATCAG TCGTCCTCTGTCAGCAGTGACTTTCAGCATCCCATTTGGGCTGGACAGTGATGTTGATATTGTCATGGGCAACCCAATAGATTCTGTCTTTCGCTCTGTCAGCACGGACAGCCTCAGCGCCGCCATCCCTGCAACAACGACATGCGTTCCGTACAGCCCCAGTGAGGACCTCAGCCACCTGGTCAGCGCCTCAGCACCGTCACTGCGGTCTTCCTGGGCGCCGCTGGGAGAGCTGCCCACCATCGAGGAGGCGCAACAGGTGGTCCCTGCTCCTGGCACCAAAGATCGAAAGAAAGGGAGGACTGCAGAGAAAGGTGGCAAGGGAGTGTTGGCAGCAAGGCCAGAGCCCAGATTGTGTCCAGAGGGTGCTCCTGCTGGTTTCTTCCTGCATTCCCCAGTGGAGGACAATCCTCAGCTCAGTAGCTCCGCCCCCTGCTGTTCGGGAGTCATCTACCGGCCGGTCAGTGGAGAGGCTAATGGCGGTGTGAGCAAGGAGAGGTCATCACGAGCTACTCATATGTCACGTGATGATGATTCTGTACTGCGAGATGGCAGCGTAGACTCATCGGAAGCATCTGACGACATCCCCAGAAATACCCCTGGTAATATTCGACCCAGCAAAGGTCACCACAGCGCCAGCAGCAGCCCACGCATGACAAGCTTCGCAGAGCGACGAGACAGCAGAAGAAGACACCCAGTAACCACTGGGGAGGACTTGGCCACTACCCCAACCACCCCGGGGACGCCACAGACACCCTGCACTCCAGGCCAGCAGGACAGCCTGGGTCCCAGAGGTCCTGAACCGGGCTCAGAGGCCTGGGAGCTAGGTGCTCGTCTGGAGGAAAAACGCAAAAGCATCGAAGCCCAAAAGAGACGAATTGAAGCCATCTTTGCCAAGCACAGACAAAGGCTCggaaaaacagcttttcttaaaataaaacgAGAGCAAGGAGAGGGCGGAGGAGAGGGATTGGAGGAGGACAATCTCACCCTGGAGGAGCGCCTCACTCAAATGGAGGAGCAGCTGAAAAAGGAGGAAGACAAGGAAAAGACAGAGAATAAAGCAGACAAGGAGAAAGCCAAGCCATCTGTCTCAAACCCACCTCGGCTAGAGAAGCAGGTCACATTCTCAATTGATAGCAAGAAAGGtcaagagaaagagaaaggagGAGAGGCCATCCTTGTGGAGTATAATGAAGTAGTTCAGAAACTGAGTGAAGCTTTGCAGTCCCTCCAGATGGACATGCAGAAGCTAActgaacagcagcagcaacttcTGGGCAACCAAAGACCCAGAAACTCGTACAAagccactccaaagtcaaaaCCTAAAAGTAACTCCAAGGCACCGACCAAGAACCCTCCCCACACCCCCACAAAGACACCCCCAAGAACACCCACCAAAAGTCCTAGCATGGGCACCAGCAAAGCCTGGATGATACCCACTGGTCCCAATCCTTCCTCTGTCTCCTCACCATCCCGCCGGACTCACGCTCTTTCTGCATCAACGTCACCAAAAACAGTTATCTCCTCCTCCCTTCCTGCCCCCCGTACCAGGATCCACACCTCGTCCACGCCACGCAGTCCCAAACATCAATCACGACCCCAACCTCACCCACGACCCTCAGAGCTCAAGTTCCCCCCTCTTAATCGTGTCTTGACGCCCACTCACAATGTGGACACCCTCCCCCATCTGCGAAGAGTGTCACCCAGCAAGTGTCAAGTGCAGACCTCGTCGTCATTCCGCATTGGCGGGCCTCGAACGCCTCAGGAGTCCCCCCGGCCTGTGCCACCACCTGATGAGAGCACCTCAGACACCGGATCCAGTGAGACACCCACCCAGTTCAGCCTGGAACTCGAGCAGGAGGATATTGAGGCGACCGAAGCACAGGGGGCCTTGGCAGTGCCCATACCTCATCACCCAAGGGTTGGCAGCAGCTCTGGACCTCCCTCTGAATGCTCTTTTGAGAGCGAAACATTATCCATTTCTGCTGCGTACGCCACAGGAAGAGATGGAGGCAGGGCCGGAGGTGCAGGGATTGAGATGTCACTCTCCTCCCTCGGAGGACCACCGGGGGGCAGCGATGAGCAAACAGATGAGGGGCAGGACTTTTCTTCTGATTCCATGAGTGACCAGgtagaatgtgctgcagagCCTGCCATTGTCCTTGCTTCAGATGCCACAGAACAGCTGGATTCGGCCACAGAAGCTGGGAACTCTTCAGACCAACAAACTGAATCCAGTGAAGACCAGGCAAAAGTGTTCACTGTGGAACAACCTGGAGAAAACGAGCTTGGAGCTAAAGGAGGCATAGGATTCTTCTTTAAG GAGGATGTGCAAAACGAAGGAGAGATGGCTCAACGCAAAGCTCTCCTTCTAGAGAGGCAGCAGAAGAGAGCAGAGGAGCTGAAGAGGAAGAGACAGTGCCAAGAACAAGAACGGGAAAAAAG ACCCCCATCTTCTGACAAGACTGCAGCCTCCCCTTCCCATACACCTCCTGTCGGAACCATCTCGCCTTCCCCAACCCCTCCGGCGACTCCAGCTCGCCGTGGAGATTTCACACGTGCCGAGTATGCACGCCGCCAACAGCTGAGGCTTATGGACAACCTGGACAAGGTTCTACAGCAGAAACCCACCAGTCAAGGTCGATCCCCTGTCAGGAAGACACGAGCGCGTCCTCGCAGTGTGACTAGAGAGGAGACACAGTTGTCTCTGAGCCCTGCCAAGAGAGCGACCG CCTCCAAGATGACTAAGTCGCACTCGTCACTCAACCTGGCAGCTACAGATGGAAACAATGACGGCGACAAGAAAGTCCATAG GGTCACGTCATCTGGCAGCCGACCTGATTCACCTTCTGGATGTGTGACGCCGAGTCGGTTGGCCAAGCAGGATGGAGACTGTGAAACTGGTTCCAATGGAACCTCGCCTGCCCTGGAATACACTG GTCCAAAGCTCTTCAAAGAACCAAGCTTCAAGTCCAACAAGTTTATCATTCACAATGCTCTGTCTCGCTGTTGCCTGGCTGGGAAGGTCAACGAGAGCCAAAAGAACAAGATAGTGGAG GAGATGGAGAAGAGCCCTGCCAACCACTTCCTCATCCTCTTGCGTGACTCCAGCTGCCAGTTCAGAGGTGTCTACACCACCAACCCCGACTCCCAGGAGCttgtgcgattggctggagtGGGACCCAGGACAATAAGCTCCGCCCAGGTAGAGTCCATGTACAAGTACAGCTCGGATCGAAAGCAGTTCAGCGCCATCCCCTCTAAGACCATGGGCATGAGTGTGGATGCCTTCACAATCCCTGGCCACCTGTGGCACGGGGGAGGGGCAGCGGGCGGAGGCGGAGGCGCAGGTGGGGGCAGCAGGAGGACAAGCCTCACCAAGAAGGCGCTCGTTTCCAAGTGA